Proteins encoded within one genomic window of Aerococcus viridans:
- a CDS encoding tyrosine-type recombinase/integrase — MDNYFDKESFYELYADYLSQKQSSTKESYLKNIKPFFIYLEKQAIVHPTYHDIERYFDDLINHPSKTYILINDIDYDEVSEEQRRALDQFRYKDRTIKSYRNMLNQFFKWLERENLYENIVARANNNIPVPHGHAKDALDIEDVEKLLDYLKSTTDTLIGKRNYALILLAVTTGLRTIELSRANFEDVQRRGLNTVIYVQGKGRREKDEFVIIPRKTKEVVRDYTRFREDQGIMINTDLAPLFASHGNRNKSGRMSARSISRVIANAYEAVGIHSSKITPHSLRHTAATLSLINGGNLRETQKLLRHSSVRTTEIYAQDLNEDLNTSSQLIEDLIDQSRILKDLEDKSKDNNLRNP, encoded by the coding sequence ATGGACAATTACTTTGATAAGGAATCTTTCTACGAACTATACGCCGACTATCTATCACAGAAGCAATCCAGCACTAAGGAAAGCTATTTGAAGAATATCAAACCATTCTTTATTTATCTGGAAAAACAAGCGATCGTGCATCCAACTTATCATGACATTGAACGCTATTTTGATGATTTAATCAATCATCCAAGTAAGACCTATATCTTAATCAATGATATAGATTATGATGAGGTCTCTGAGGAGCAACGTCGTGCACTGGACCAGTTTCGCTATAAAGATCGGACCATTAAGTCATACCGTAACATGCTCAACCAGTTCTTTAAATGGTTAGAACGGGAAAATCTATATGAGAATATTGTGGCTAGAGCCAATAATAATATCCCTGTACCACACGGACACGCTAAGGATGCACTAGATATTGAGGACGTTGAAAAGTTGCTAGATTACCTTAAATCAACCACTGATACACTAATCGGCAAACGTAATTATGCACTTATATTACTTGCTGTCACTACTGGGTTAAGGACCATTGAACTCAGTAGAGCCAATTTTGAAGACGTGCAACGCCGCGGTTTGAACACTGTAATCTATGTACAAGGTAAAGGTCGCCGTGAAAAAGATGAATTCGTCATAATTCCCCGTAAAACCAAGGAAGTTGTAAGAGATTATACACGCTTCCGTGAGGACCAAGGTATCATGATTAATACCGACTTAGCGCCATTATTTGCTTCACACGGTAATCGTAATAAAAGTGGTCGTATGTCAGCTCGGTCAATTTCTAGAGTGATCGCGAATGCTTATGAAGCTGTTGGGATTCATTCATCTAAAATTACGCCACATTCACTGAGACATACCGCTGCAACCTTAAGTTTAATTAACGGCGGTAACTTACGGGAAACGCAAAAATTGCTACGACATTCTAGTGTTCGAACGACCGAAATCTATGCCCAAGATTTAAATGAAGACTTGAATACTTCTAGTCAGTTGATTGAAGATCTTATTGACCAATCAAGAATTCTCAAAGATTTAGAAGATAAAAGTAAAGATAACAATTTGCGAAATCCCTAA
- the glpK gene encoding glycerol kinase GlpK produces MSEQEKYIMAIDQGTTSSRAVIYNHKAEPIASSQKEFEQIFPKSGWVEHNAIEIWNSVQAVIAGAFIDGGLRPDQIAGIGITNQRETTVVWEKDTGRPIYNAIVWQSRQSAPISDNLIEQGLKDKIQQHTGLVVDAYFSATKIRWILDHVEGAQERAEKGELLFGTIDTWLLWKLTNGEVHATDYSNASRTMLMNIEKLEWDDEMLAMLDIPKAMMPEIRSNSEVYGHTVGFHFYGYEVPISGMVGDQQGALFGQLATEEGTVKSTYGTGAFIVMNAGSELKLSQNNLLTTVGFVIGDKVTYALEGSVFVAGSAIQWIRDGLELIDNASETEALANQSTNEDEVYLVPAFTGLGAPYWDSDARGGAFGITRGTTKADFVKATLQSIAYQVRDITDTMNKDTGIDIPLLKVDGGAAMNGYLMQFQSDITGIEIARAANLETTALGAAYLAGLAVGYWKDIDELKSFTQPGQTFEPKMNNSHKEDLYAGWTNAVRATRAYSQYFKEEAND; encoded by the coding sequence ATGAGTGAACAAGAAAAATATATCATGGCGATTGACCAAGGGACAACTTCATCACGTGCAGTAATCTACAACCATAAGGCCGAACCTATTGCTTCAAGTCAGAAAGAGTTTGAGCAAATTTTCCCTAAATCTGGTTGGGTAGAACACAATGCGATTGAAATTTGGAACTCAGTACAGGCAGTAATCGCTGGTGCATTTATTGATGGTGGTTTACGTCCTGATCAAATCGCTGGTATTGGTATCACTAATCAACGTGAAACCACAGTTGTATGGGAAAAGGATACCGGTCGACCAATATATAATGCAATTGTTTGGCAGTCTCGTCAGTCCGCGCCAATTAGTGATAACTTAATTGAGCAAGGGTTAAAAGACAAAATTCAACAACATACTGGTCTAGTGGTTGACGCTTATTTCTCTGCTACTAAGATTCGTTGGATTTTAGACCACGTTGAAGGTGCCCAAGAGCGTGCTGAAAAAGGTGAATTGCTATTTGGTACAATCGATACTTGGTTGCTTTGGAAATTAACTAATGGAGAAGTTCACGCTACTGACTACTCAAATGCTTCTCGTACGATGCTAATGAACATTGAAAAGCTGGAGTGGGACGATGAAATGTTAGCTATGTTAGACATTCCAAAAGCCATGATGCCAGAAATTCGCTCAAACTCAGAGGTTTACGGACATACTGTTGGCTTCCATTTCTATGGCTACGAAGTACCAATTTCTGGTATGGTAGGGGACCAACAAGGGGCATTATTTGGTCAATTAGCAACTGAAGAGGGTACAGTGAAATCAACTTACGGTACTGGTGCCTTCATTGTCATGAATGCTGGTAGTGAGTTAAAATTATCTCAAAATAACCTTTTAACAACAGTAGGTTTCGTGATTGGTGACAAGGTAACTTACGCCTTAGAAGGGTCTGTATTCGTGGCTGGTTCAGCTATTCAATGGATCCGCGATGGTTTAGAGTTAATTGATAACGCTTCTGAAACTGAAGCTTTAGCTAACCAATCTACAAATGAAGATGAGGTATACTTAGTTCCAGCCTTTACTGGTTTAGGTGCACCATACTGGGATTCTGATGCACGTGGTGGTGCCTTTGGTATCACACGCGGGACAACAAAAGCTGACTTTGTAAAAGCGACTTTACAATCAATTGCATACCAAGTTCGCGACATTACTGATACAATGAATAAGGATACTGGTATCGATATTCCATTGCTAAAAGTTGATGGTGGCGCAGCGATGAATGGTTACTTGATGCAGTTCCAATCAGACATTACTGGTATTGAGATTGCTCGTGCTGCTAACCTTGAGACAACAGCCTTAGGTGCTGCTTATCTAGCTGGTTTAGCTGTTGGTTACTGGAAAGACATTGATGAATTGAAATCGTTTACTCAACCAGGACAAACTTTCGAACCTAAGATGAACAATTCACATAAAGAAGATTTATATGCGGGTTGGACTAACGCAGTCCGTGCAACACGTGCTTACTCACAATACTTTAAAGAAGAAGCAAACGACTAA
- the trkA gene encoding Trk system potassium transporter TrkA, which translates to MDIVVVGGGKLGEDILHGLIKEGHNLTLIDNDPRVIDDLIDEVDIKGVVGNGVDVEVQRQANVQNAQVFIAASPHDEVNIISAMIAKTLGAEFLIVRVRNQAFTAQQGFIQSNLGIDYLINQDRAAANDIIQVIDYPSATFVEPFYHDRMHLIKVRIMEKSRIVNQYIRDIRRFIPEVIVVAVERNGETLIPDGNSILLSGDFVEIFAKRKALQDFFVAAGHKKVKRYRSALIVGGSRINHYLIPVLHARGIHTRLIELDKNRASELANQFTNTEVIYDDGTDQYVLNEQRVENFDLLLTLTNSDEENLMVSLYGKNAGVRKTITKVNRPGLIRLIDDSKLDVILSPRKAIVDAVTRHVRSIASTQSDKLEHYARLSDNKTAVLEFVLSPDCKILGTPIKDMTFRPGLMIGLIVRNKEMVIPSGDDTFIPGDHVLVIDTEDQIRNFNDIVVNKNRRDSE; encoded by the coding sequence ATGGATATTGTCGTTGTAGGAGGGGGAAAACTCGGGGAGGATATCCTTCATGGGTTAATTAAAGAAGGTCACAACCTGACCTTAATTGATAACGATCCGAGGGTCATTGATGATTTAATAGATGAGGTGGATATCAAGGGGGTAGTGGGTAACGGTGTTGACGTTGAAGTCCAACGTCAAGCCAATGTTCAAAACGCCCAAGTGTTTATTGCGGCTTCTCCTCATGATGAGGTCAATATTATTTCTGCCATGATTGCCAAAACTTTGGGAGCAGAGTTTTTAATTGTCCGCGTGCGTAACCAGGCCTTTACAGCGCAACAAGGTTTTATCCAATCCAACCTTGGCATTGATTACCTGATTAACCAGGATAGGGCTGCAGCAAATGATATTATTCAAGTCATCGATTACCCGTCAGCAACCTTTGTGGAGCCTTTCTACCATGACCGTATGCACCTGATTAAAGTGCGGATTATGGAGAAGTCACGAATCGTCAACCAGTATATTCGAGACATTCGTCGTTTTATTCCAGAAGTGATTGTGGTGGCAGTTGAACGTAACGGGGAAACCCTTATTCCAGATGGAAATTCAATCTTATTATCAGGGGACTTTGTAGAGATTTTCGCCAAACGTAAAGCTTTACAGGACTTTTTCGTTGCTGCTGGCCATAAGAAAGTCAAACGATATCGATCCGCCCTAATTGTTGGGGGAAGCCGGATTAACCACTATCTGATTCCAGTACTCCATGCTAGGGGGATTCATACCCGTTTGATCGAGCTGGATAAGAACCGGGCTTCTGAATTAGCTAATCAATTTACTAATACAGAAGTTATCTATGATGATGGAACTGACCAGTATGTCTTAAATGAACAGCGAGTAGAAAATTTTGACCTCTTGCTGACCCTAACCAACTCAGACGAAGAGAACTTGATGGTGTCTTTATACGGGAAAAATGCCGGCGTTCGCAAAACCATTACCAAGGTCAACCGTCCAGGGTTAATCCGGTTGATTGATGATAGTAAACTAGACGTGATTTTATCTCCTAGAAAGGCAATTGTAGATGCGGTAACCCGTCATGTTCGCTCAATTGCCTCTACTCAATCCGATAAGTTAGAGCACTATGCCCGTTTATCAGACAATAAAACAGCCGTCCTAGAATTCGTGTTGAGCCCAGATTGTAAAATCCTTGGCACACCGATCAAAGATATGACTTTTAGACCAGGTTTGATGATTGGTTTAATCGTCCGCAACAAGGAAATGGTTATTCCAAGTGGGGACGATACCTTTATTCCTGGTGACCATGTCCTAGTTATCGATACCGAAGACCAAATTCGGAACTTTAATGACATCGTGGTAAACAAGAATAGGAGAGATAGCGAATGA
- a CDS encoding MIP/aquaporin family protein encodes MDGFIGELIGTFLLILLGCGVNAGVNLNKSNSKESGWIVITMGWALAVTIGVYASGFLSAAHLNPAVTIAFAVNGSFAWAEVVPYIAGQMIGAILGAVTVWLAYHEQFEATNEEGSILGTFATGPQVESPVWNLMTEIIGTAVLVIGVMALGANQISDGLNPMIVGIIVGAVGLSLGGPTGYAINPARDLGPRIAHAFLPISGKGGSNWGYAWVPIVGPIIGAIIAALVYNLVL; translated from the coding sequence ATGGATGGATTTATTGGTGAATTAATTGGTACTTTTTTACTGATCTTATTAGGGTGTGGGGTTAATGCTGGTGTAAACTTAAACAAATCGAATTCCAAAGAAAGTGGATGGATTGTCATTACTATGGGTTGGGCTTTAGCCGTTACAATCGGTGTATACGCTTCTGGTTTCTTATCAGCGGCCCACTTAAACCCAGCCGTTACAATCGCATTTGCCGTAAATGGTTCATTTGCTTGGGCTGAAGTTGTGCCTTATATCGCTGGTCAAATGATTGGGGCAATTTTAGGTGCTGTGACAGTTTGGTTAGCTTACCACGAGCAATTTGAAGCAACTAACGAAGAAGGTTCAATCTTAGGTACCTTCGCAACTGGTCCGCAAGTTGAAAGTCCTGTATGGAACTTGATGACTGAAATCATCGGTACTGCAGTATTAGTGATCGGTGTTATGGCCTTAGGTGCAAACCAAATTTCAGACGGTTTAAACCCGATGATTGTTGGTATCATAGTAGGGGCGGTAGGTCTATCACTAGGTGGTCCTACAGGATACGCCATCAACCCAGCACGTGACTTAGGCCCTCGTATTGCCCATGCCTTCTTACCAATTTCAGGTAAGGGTGGTTCTAACTGGGGCTACGCTTGGGTTCCAATTGTAGGTCCTATCATTGGTGCAATCATTGCAGCCTTAGTATATAACTTGGTATTATAA
- a CDS encoding ATP-grasp domain-containing protein: protein MTDKKVYIIHENDDWTKHLTKRLDQLSIPYDTWFLDTGIVDIQETPPVGVFYNRISASSHTRDHRYAPELTSQVLPWLESHQATVVNGSRAIELEVSKIKQYLALQKAGIQTPKTIAAVGKEEIIQAAKKLDTFPFIIKHNRAGKGLGVNLFDRIEELEDYVNSDFFEDSVDGISLLQAYVKPVNGRVYRSEFIGGKFHYVVSIDSSDGFELCPADNCQIPSEGQVQSTPDKFQIVEGVLSKEEIHKIESFLKAENIQVAAVEFIVTADGQKWAYDVNTNTNYNADAEEVAQKFGMLALAEYLGDLLAKI, encoded by the coding sequence TTGACCGATAAGAAAGTATATATCATCCACGAAAACGATGATTGGACAAAACATTTAACTAAACGACTAGACCAACTGTCTATTCCTTATGACACTTGGTTTCTAGACACAGGGATAGTGGACATTCAAGAGACACCACCAGTAGGCGTTTTCTATAATCGGATTTCTGCTTCGTCACACACAAGAGACCACCGCTATGCACCTGAATTAACTAGTCAAGTTTTACCATGGTTAGAAAGCCATCAGGCCACAGTGGTGAACGGTAGTCGCGCAATTGAACTTGAAGTCAGCAAGATTAAGCAGTATTTAGCCTTACAAAAAGCAGGTATCCAAACGCCTAAAACGATTGCTGCAGTTGGTAAAGAAGAAATTATCCAAGCAGCTAAAAAACTCGATACTTTCCCATTTATTATTAAACACAACCGGGCAGGTAAAGGGCTTGGGGTAAACCTATTTGACCGAATTGAAGAGCTAGAAGACTATGTTAATAGTGATTTTTTTGAAGATTCAGTTGATGGGATTAGTTTACTTCAAGCCTACGTTAAGCCAGTAAATGGTAGGGTGTACCGGTCAGAATTTATTGGTGGTAAATTTCATTATGTTGTCAGCATCGATTCTTCAGATGGTTTTGAATTGTGCCCAGCAGATAATTGCCAAATTCCAAGTGAAGGGCAGGTCCAATCTACACCAGATAAATTCCAAATTGTTGAGGGGGTATTAAGCAAAGAAGAAATTCATAAAATTGAAAGCTTCCTAAAAGCAGAAAATATCCAGGTAGCAGCAGTAGAATTTATTGTAACGGCAGATGGACAAAAATGGGCTTACGACGTTAACACCAATACAAATTATAATGCAGACGCAGAAGAAGTTGCACAAAAATTTGGCATGTTAGCACTAGCTGAATATCTAGGCGACTTATTAGCGAAAATATAA
- a CDS encoding manganese-dependent inorganic pyrophosphatase: MNKILVFGHQNPDTDAITSAISYAYLLNKQGLEAEAVALGQVNEETAYALNEFGQEAPRVIESIGTQTGTVALVDHNESQQSVADLAEVEVHSVVDHHKIGDFTSAAPLTFIAKPYGCSQTIIFELFQEKGIEIPKEIAGLMLSAIISDTLLFKSPTTTEKDKKVGLALAEIAGVDVEAYGLALLKSGTNVDAKSASEIADGDAKSFEMDGKPVRIGQINVVDVDDVLKRKDEVISAMKDLVSENEYAAFLLVVTNILTSDSEGLLVGSEDFMKHAEQAFGGQVNDNQISLPGVVSRKKQVVPPLEATF, from the coding sequence GTGAATAAAATTTTAGTTTTCGGACATCAAAATCCAGATACAGATGCCATTACATCTGCTATTTCATATGCTTATTTATTAAACAAACAAGGACTTGAAGCAGAAGCGGTTGCCTTAGGACAAGTTAACGAAGAAACTGCCTATGCCTTGAATGAATTTGGTCAAGAGGCACCACGTGTAATTGAATCTATTGGAACGCAAACAGGTACAGTTGCTTTAGTAGACCACAACGAGTCGCAACAATCAGTTGCCGACTTAGCAGAAGTTGAAGTGCATTCAGTTGTTGACCACCACAAAATCGGTGATTTCACAAGTGCCGCACCATTAACTTTCATTGCAAAACCATACGGTTGTTCTCAAACAATTATTTTCGAATTGTTCCAAGAAAAAGGCATCGAAATCCCTAAAGAAATCGCTGGTTTAATGCTATCGGCTATCATCTCTGATACTTTATTATTCAAATCACCAACAACAACTGAAAAAGATAAGAAAGTTGGTTTAGCTTTAGCTGAGATTGCTGGCGTCGATGTTGAAGCTTACGGTTTAGCTTTATTGAAATCAGGTACAAACGTAGACGCTAAATCTGCAAGTGAAATTGCTGATGGCGATGCCAAATCGTTTGAAATGGACGGTAAACCAGTACGTATTGGTCAAATCAATGTTGTCGATGTTGACGATGTCTTGAAACGTAAAGACGAAGTGATTTCAGCAATGAAAGACTTAGTATCTGAAAACGAATATGCTGCATTCTTATTAGTGGTGACAAACATTTTAACAAGTGATTCAGAAGGTCTTTTAGTAGGTTCTGAAGACTTTATGAAACATGCTGAACAAGCCTTTGGCGGTCAAGTGAATGACAACCAAATTTCTTTACCAGGCGTTGTATCTCGAAAAAAACAAGTTGTACCACCATTAGAAGCAACATTTTAA
- a CDS encoding TrkH family potassium uptake protein, translating into MNWPYIQYLIGRLLMVLSLLMLPSLLVAVIYQNGIKVILSFVISMVITFIVGKVMSFRQPEKDVFFAREGFVLVSLSWFLISLFGALPFYLSGAVYSFVDALFEAVSGFTTTGASVLVDTLDVLPESLMFWRSFTLLVGGMGMLIFLLYIVPNMGAKGVYVMRAELPGPTTGKLESRVSSSIYILYFIYLFLTVVFAVLLWMAGVPWFESMLLSMGTAGTGGFNIYPSSIAHYDSRAVETILLVAMFTFGLNFNFFYLAYERRWKEILKDEELKWYIYIILGALAIISFALIPYYDNFFRMIHDVLFNIVSIMSTTAYTTVDILQWPTAAHTTILLLMFVGGMSGSTASGLKVIRIGIYLRSIKREIQHLLAPNRVIPMTYNGKRIEKNVHYGIVYYLMTYLAVFVLILVVLSFDAQNFSSAFSATIATISNIGGSLDLLGPSQDYASLSDFSKIVMSVGMIIGRLEIYPVVILLSRSTWRKF; encoded by the coding sequence ATGAATTGGCCCTACATTCAATATTTAATTGGCCGGCTACTCATGGTCTTGTCGCTATTGATGCTGCCATCATTATTAGTAGCTGTCATCTACCAAAACGGTATCAAAGTGATCTTATCCTTTGTCATCTCCATGGTCATTACCTTTATTGTCGGTAAAGTCATGTCCTTTAGACAACCAGAGAAAGACGTGTTCTTTGCCCGAGAAGGTTTCGTATTAGTCTCCTTATCTTGGTTTTTGATTTCCTTGTTTGGGGCCTTACCATTCTATTTGTCAGGCGCTGTCTATTCCTTTGTCGACGCCTTATTTGAAGCGGTATCCGGTTTTACCACCACTGGGGCCAGTGTCCTAGTCGACACACTTGATGTATTACCCGAATCCTTGATGTTCTGGCGGTCCTTTACCTTACTGGTAGGGGGTATGGGGATGTTGATTTTCCTCCTTTATATCGTCCCAAATATGGGAGCAAAAGGGGTATACGTCATGCGAGCGGAGTTACCGGGACCAACGACAGGTAAGCTTGAATCTAGGGTCTCTTCATCGATTTATATCTTATACTTTATTTATCTATTTCTAACGGTCGTATTCGCGGTCTTACTTTGGATGGCCGGTGTACCATGGTTTGAATCCATGCTACTGTCTATGGGTACGGCCGGAACAGGGGGCTTTAACATCTATCCTAGCTCCATCGCTCATTACGATTCAAGGGCTGTTGAAACGATTTTGTTGGTCGCCATGTTTACCTTTGGTTTAAATTTCAACTTCTTCTACCTTGCTTACGAAAGGCGTTGGAAGGAAATCCTTAAAGACGAAGAGTTGAAATGGTATATTTATATCATTTTAGGGGCCTTAGCCATTATTTCCTTTGCCTTAATCCCTTATTACGATAACTTCTTCCGTATGATACACGATGTGCTCTTTAATATCGTGTCCATCATGTCAACTACTGCTTATACCACCGTAGATATCTTGCAATGGCCGACAGCTGCCCATACCACCATTCTATTGTTGATGTTTGTCGGTGGCATGTCAGGGTCTACAGCGTCCGGTCTTAAAGTTATCCGTATAGGCATTTATTTGCGGTCTATTAAACGTGAAATCCAGCATTTACTTGCACCAAATAGGGTGATTCCTATGACCTATAACGGCAAACGTATCGAGAAAAATGTCCACTACGGAATTGTTTACTATCTGATGACCTATCTAGCCGTATTCGTTTTAATCCTGGTGGTCCTGTCATTTGATGCACAGAATTTTTCATCCGCATTCTCAGCGACTATTGCCACTATCTCAAATATCGGTGGCTCCCTTGATTTACTAGGGCCGTCACAAGATTATGCGTCCTTGTCTGATTTTTCAAAAATCGTCATGTCAGTAGGGATGATTATCGGCCGTCTAGAAATTTATCCAGTGGTCATTTTATTATCCAGATCCACTTGGCGAAAATTCTAA
- a CDS encoding GNAT family N-acetyltransferase → MTDPLSYTETTIDTIENDQVLIRPAELADAAQLTAIYNYYIQNTTISFRIALTDVSLKEQQITERIGINPFLVADYEGQVIGFAYTSDAGAYEGYRPSKEISIYLDAHVKAKGIGSRLYQALEQEVIDNYPDIYKLVSQVTGTNESSLKFHKKHGFEQFGVCKNMGYKFDQWLDVVYLEKDIRPLD, encoded by the coding sequence ATGACAGACCCTTTATCTTATACTGAAACGACTATAGATACTATAGAAAATGATCAAGTGCTCATCCGTCCTGCTGAACTTGCTGATGCAGCTCAGTTAACGGCTATCTACAATTATTACATTCAAAATACTACCATTTCTTTTAGAATCGCCCTAACTGACGTTTCCTTAAAGGAACAACAAATTACTGAACGTATTGGGATCAATCCCTTTCTAGTGGCTGATTATGAGGGCCAAGTCATCGGTTTTGCTTACACCTCTGACGCTGGTGCCTATGAAGGCTACCGACCTTCTAAAGAGATTTCTATCTATCTAGATGCTCATGTTAAGGCTAAAGGCATTGGTAGTCGCTTATATCAAGCGCTAGAACAAGAAGTCATCGACAATTACCCTGATATCTATAAACTCGTGTCACAAGTCACAGGAACCAACGAATCATCGTTAAAATTCCACAAGAAACACGGCTTTGAACAATTCGGTGTCTGTAAGAACATGGGCTACAAATTCGATCAATGGCTAGACGTCGTCTACCTGGAAAAAGACATTCGCCCTCTTGATTAA
- the glpO gene encoding type 1 glycerol-3-phosphate oxidase, which translates to MSKLSFKYRKETVEQLKENQYDLFIIGGGITGAGVAIQAAASGLKTALVDMQDFSEGTSSRSTKLVHGGIRYLKNFDLEVVSDTVTERATVHNIAPHIPQPDPMLMPLYDEPKVTFNPLRLQIAMDIYDSLAGVKDSQYANEMLSKDEVLSRQPDLMAEGLIGGGKYLDFNNNDSRLVIENIKQANDDGADLLSHAKVVGFEYENDKIVAVKVEDLLSGETFTVKSHVVINTTGPWSDTIRQLDGSDKKPAQMRPTKGVHFVVDKSKLTVSQPIYFDTGEQDGRMVFVLPRENKTYFGTTDTDYTGDFEHPTVTQEDVDYLLRVVNHRFPNANLSINDIEASWAGLRPLIDSNNASDYNGGDAGRLSERTFDELVALFDDYSKDKVERSTVEDKLQDLGSNTSERGDGSPSSVSRGSDLSVAPSGLFTLAGGKITDYRKMAKGAMERIIPVVTDITGKSYELVQSSTYPISGGQFDPNSYETAMEKFANVGVARGLTYGQSLNLAKLYGSNMNRVISYLPVAKEYAAKYDYPVDIAVSLIYALEEEGVYTPLDFFARRTTFMLFQHDKMLAVKEAVSQTIVDYFGLDQATADQQKTALDEEIAKAELQYLK; encoded by the coding sequence ATGTCTAAATTATCATTTAAGTATAGAAAAGAAACAGTCGAACAATTAAAAGAAAACCAATATGATTTATTCATTATTGGAGGCGGTATCACAGGTGCAGGTGTAGCGATTCAAGCCGCTGCATCAGGCCTAAAAACGGCCTTAGTGGACATGCAAGACTTCTCTGAAGGAACTTCAAGTCGTTCAACTAAATTAGTACACGGTGGTATCCGTTACTTGAAAAACTTCGACCTAGAAGTGGTTTCAGATACAGTAACTGAGCGTGCAACTGTACATAACATTGCACCACATATCCCGCAACCAGATCCAATGTTAATGCCTTTATATGACGAACCAAAAGTGACTTTCAATCCATTACGCTTACAAATCGCTATGGATATCTATGACTCACTAGCTGGTGTAAAAGATTCACAATACGCCAACGAAATGTTGTCTAAAGATGAAGTATTGAGCCGTCAACCAGACTTAATGGCTGAAGGTTTAATCGGTGGTGGTAAATACCTAGATTTCAACAACAATGACTCACGTTTAGTGATTGAAAATATCAAACAAGCAAATGATGATGGCGCTGATTTATTAAGCCACGCAAAGGTTGTTGGTTTCGAATATGAAAATGACAAAATAGTTGCTGTTAAAGTTGAAGATTTACTATCTGGTGAGACATTTACAGTGAAATCTCATGTTGTGATTAACACGACTGGTCCTTGGTCAGATACAATCCGTCAATTAGACGGGTCTGATAAGAAACCAGCGCAAATGCGTCCAACAAAAGGTGTGCATTTTGTCGTAGATAAATCTAAATTAACAGTATCGCAACCAATTTACTTTGATACAGGCGAACAAGATGGCCGTATGGTCTTTGTTTTACCTCGTGAAAATAAAACCTACTTTGGTACAACAGATACTGACTACACAGGTGACTTTGAACACCCAACAGTGACTCAAGAAGACGTTGATTACCTATTACGTGTTGTTAACCACCGCTTCCCAAATGCCAACTTATCTATCAATGATATTGAAGCTTCCTGGGCAGGCTTACGTCCCTTAATCGATTCTAATAACGCCTCTGACTACAATGGTGGTGACGCTGGTCGTTTATCAGAACGTACATTTGACGAATTAGTGGCTTTATTCGATGACTACAGCAAAGATAAAGTTGAACGTAGTACTGTTGAAGATAAGTTGCAAGATTTAGGTTCTAATACATCAGAACGTGGTGATGGCAGTCCATCAAGCGTATCTCGAGGATCTGATTTATCAGTAGCTCCATCAGGTCTATTCACTCTTGCTGGTGGTAAAATTACTGACTACCGAAAAATGGCTAAAGGGGCAATGGAAAGAATTATACCTGTTGTAACTGACATCACAGGTAAATCTTACGAATTGGTTCAGTCATCAACTTACCCTATATCTGGTGGTCAATTTGATCCAAATAGCTATGAAACTGCTATGGAAAAATTTGCAAATGTGGGAGTAGCTCGTGGTTTAACTTATGGTCAATCACTTAATTTAGCTAAGTTATATGGTTCAAATATGAACCGTGTGATTTCATACCTACCAGTAGCCAAAGAATATGCAGCTAAATATGACTATCCAGTTGATATTGCTGTCAGTCTAATTTATGCCTTAGAGGAAGAAGGGGTATACACACCATTAGACTTCTTCGCTCGTCGTACAACCTTCATGCTGTTCCAACATGACAAAATGCTTGCAGTTAAAGAGGCGGTTAGCCAAACGATTGTCGATTACTTTGGTTTAGATCAAGCCACTGCGGATCAACAGAAAACAGCACTAGATGAAGAAATTGCTAAGGCTGAATTACAGTACTTAAAATAA